In Psychrilyobacter piezotolerans, the following proteins share a genomic window:
- the mgsA gene encoding methylglyoxal synthase, which yields MKKIALVAHDRKKDELVDFVKEHREFFSKHSLVSTGTTGGRIIQATDLEVMRFQSGPIGGDQQVGALIATDEIEAIFFFRDPLTSQPHEPDVQALIRLCDVHKIPVATNTATANLLIKGMKK from the coding sequence ATGAAAAAAATAGCATTAGTAGCCCATGACAGGAAAAAAGATGAATTAGTGGATTTTGTGAAGGAGCACAGGGAATTCTTTTCTAAACATAGTTTAGTCAGTACAGGAACTACCGGAGGAAGGATCATACAAGCTACAGATTTGGAGGTTATGAGATTTCAATCGGGACCAATTGGAGGAGACCAGCAGGTAGGGGCACTTATTGCAACAGATGAGATAGAGGCAATATTTTTCTTCAGAGATCCCCTTACCTCCCAGCCCCATGAACCGGATGTACAGGCTCTTATAAGGTTATGTGATGTTCACAAGATACCAGTAGCTACAAATACGGCTACAGCCAACCTTTTAATTAAGGGGATGAAAAAGTAA
- a CDS encoding arsenate reductase family protein, with protein sequence MIQIFGMKNCNDTKKAIRFFKDRKINVQFINLKEKEISKGELKSITKTFDIEELLDREGKEFKKRNLEYYVFDTLELLMESPELFKTPILREKDRVSLGYQPEIWKEWIK encoded by the coding sequence ATGATACAGATATTTGGAATGAAAAACTGTAATGACACAAAGAAAGCCATAAGATTTTTTAAGGATAGAAAAATTAATGTTCAATTTATCAACCTCAAGGAAAAGGAGATCTCCAAAGGAGAGTTGAAGAGTATAACAAAAACTTTTGATATTGAGGAGCTGCTGGATAGAGAGGGGAAGGAATTTAAAAAGCGTAATTTAGAATACTATGTATTTGATACGCTGGAATTATTGATGGAATCTCCTGAACTCTTTAAAACCCCCATTCTCAGAGAGAAAGACAGAGTAAGTCTAGGATATCAGCCTGAGATATGGAAGGAATGGATAAAATAA
- the rbsK gene encoding ribokinase, translated as MKKILVIGSLNMDLVTMSERHPKLGETIIGKSFFQIPGGKGGNQAVAIAKLGGDVTMFGCVGKDSHGDILIEGLKKNNVNTGCIKKGERNTGIASIVVDENADNTIIVVPGANFEISTDDIDKNIDLIKNADIVLLQLEIPIDVVEYILKKSKEYNKITILNPAPAEKLSMDIIKNVDYLVPNETELELLSGMPADSQEEVLVAAKKLMDMGVKNLIVTMGKNGSVFVGKDKVVKVGIHKVKAVDPTAAGDSFIGGVIRMLAEGKKIEEAMEFGARVGAITVTKEGAQSSLPTWDEVVNYKF; from the coding sequence ATGAAAAAAATATTAGTAATTGGAAGTCTCAATATGGATTTGGTTACCATGAGTGAAAGGCATCCTAAATTAGGAGAAACAATTATTGGGAAAAGCTTTTTCCAGATTCCAGGAGGGAAAGGAGGCAACCAGGCAGTGGCCATAGCTAAATTAGGTGGAGATGTAACTATGTTTGGCTGTGTAGGGAAAGATTCCCATGGAGATATATTAATAGAGGGATTAAAAAAGAACAATGTAAATACAGGGTGTATAAAAAAAGGTGAAAGAAATACAGGGATAGCTTCAATAGTGGTAGATGAAAACGCAGACAATACAATAATAGTAGTCCCGGGAGCTAATTTTGAGATAAGTACAGATGATATAGATAAAAATATAGACCTGATAAAAAATGCAGATATAGTTCTCCTTCAACTGGAAATTCCTATAGATGTTGTGGAATATATCCTGAAAAAATCAAAGGAATATAATAAAATCACGATACTTAATCCGGCCCCGGCTGAAAAGCTGTCCATGGATATAATAAAAAATGTAGACTACCTGGTGCCCAATGAAACCGAATTAGAGCTGCTCAGCGGGATGCCTGCAGATTCACAGGAAGAGGTATTAGTGGCCGCTAAAAAACTTATGGATATGGGAGTAAAAAATCTCATAGTTACCATGGGAAAAAATGGTTCGGTCTTTGTAGGAAAAGATAAGGTAGTAAAAGTAGGAATCCATAAAGTGAAAGCAGTAGATCCTACAGCAGCAGGAGATTCATTTATCGGCGGAGTTATCAGGATGCTGGCAGAAGGAAAAAAAATAGAGGAAGCTATGGAATTCGGGGCTCGTGTAGGAGCCATAACAGTAACAAAAGAGGGAGCACAGAGTTCGCTGCCTACATGGGATGAAGTGGTAAATTATAAATTTTAG
- a CDS encoding LacI family DNA-binding transcriptional regulator, whose protein sequence is MRIKDIAQLAGVSTATVSRVINNSTSVREETRKIVLEVIKAKNYRPNITAQNLAKKETNTIGVVIPDLDNPFFGKIIKGIYEKIEEENLNIILLNSYGSLKKEKRVIETLIEQRVKGVIIVPVAKDKDSSYKHFNRLDEFKIPYVLVDREIEGDNFSKVYLENRKGAYKATKYLLTKVSDIAMISGPVRTTTATKRLKGYSIAMGEKNLEEKVYYGDYKIESGYKIITEIIRDNKLPEALFVANNMMTLGVIKGLIENNIKISENILIFSFDEVEMAEIFGVKIDYLEFDVKSIGEKAVDILKGKLNGDKSRKIVKIPGEIKK, encoded by the coding sequence ATGAGGATAAAAGATATAGCACAACTAGCAGGTGTCTCCACAGCCACAGTGTCGAGGGTTATAAATAACTCCACTTCGGTGAGAGAAGAGACGAGAAAAATAGTCTTAGAAGTGATAAAGGCTAAAAATTACAGACCCAATATAACAGCTCAAAATTTAGCTAAGAAGGAAACGAATACTATAGGAGTGGTGATACCGGACCTGGACAACCCTTTTTTTGGAAAGATAATAAAAGGGATCTATGAAAAAATAGAGGAAGAAAACTTAAATATAATCCTTTTAAACAGTTACGGCAGTCTAAAAAAAGAAAAAAGAGTAATAGAAACTCTGATAGAACAAAGGGTAAAGGGAGTTATAATAGTCCCTGTGGCAAAAGATAAAGATTCAAGTTATAAACATTTTAACAGGCTGGATGAATTTAAAATTCCCTATGTACTTGTAGACAGAGAGATTGAAGGGGATAATTTTTCCAAGGTATATTTAGAAAATAGAAAGGGTGCCTATAAGGCAACTAAATATCTATTGACTAAGGTAAGTGATATAGCCATGATCTCGGGACCTGTAAGAACCACTACAGCCACTAAAAGATTAAAGGGTTATAGTATAGCCATGGGAGAAAAAAACTTAGAGGAAAAAGTCTACTATGGTGATTATAAAATAGAATCAGGGTATAAGATAATAACCGAAATAATCAGGGATAACAAGCTTCCTGAAGCACTATTTGTGGCCAACAATATGATGACCTTGGGAGTTATAAAGGGGCTTATTGAAAATAATATTAAAATTTCAGAAAATATCCTGATATTCAGTTTTGATGAGGTGGAAATGGCTGAAATTTTTGGGGTAAAAATAGATTATTTAGAATTTGATGTAAAATCTATTGGAGAAAAGGCAGTAGATATCCTAAAGGGAAAATTAAATGGAGATAAATCCAGAAAGATCGTAAAAATTCCAGGGGAAATAAAAAAATAA
- the rbsD gene encoding D-ribose pyranase, producing MKKGRLLNSEISSVISTMGHTDHITVGDAGLPIPNEVKRIDLAVEKGVPTFLGTLEVILDELKVEEVVIAEEMKDISGEFYTKLLKLLEIKCGEITIIEVSHEEFKGITKESKAVVRTGECTPYANIILKSGVTF from the coding sequence ATGAAAAAAGGCAGATTATTAAACAGCGAGATCAGTTCTGTGATATCTACCATGGGACATACAGACCATATAACTGTAGGAGATGCAGGGCTGCCGATTCCAAATGAGGTAAAGAGGATAGATTTGGCAGTGGAAAAGGGAGTGCCTACTTTTTTAGGGACTTTAGAAGTGATCTTAGATGAATTAAAGGTAGAAGAAGTGGTGATTGCTGAGGAGATGAAGGATATAAGCGGTGAATTTTACACTAAGTTATTAAAATTACTGGAGATAAAATGCGGAGAAATCACCATTATAGAAGTATCCCATGAGGAATTTAAAGGAATAACTAAAGAGAGTAAAGCTGTGGTGAGAACTGGAGAGTGTACACCATATGCCAATATTATTTTGAAATCAGGAGTAACATTCTAA